One Neoarius graeffei isolate fNeoGra1 chromosome 9, fNeoGra1.pri, whole genome shotgun sequence genomic window, TGAAATGATACCTCTCACTTCTGGCAGCTACTTCTAAAGTGCCAGCTATAGGCCTTGTTGTATAGTGGGAATGGGTATTTGTACaactattgtctttttttttttttgcattgcactTTCAGTCCCTTTACTTACCAATAGATTGGGTGGCAACCCTGTGGCACTTTCTTGGAATTTCCACTTCATTTTATCCATTGTAATCTGCTGCTGTGTACTGTGAAGGGAGTTTGGGCACGAATAGGATCAGTGGTGGTGGGGGAAGGCTGGGTGGTTGTTGCCACTGTTGCCAATTAGCTGTCACTATTACCCTATTTTGAACAACTAGGTTTATATTTTTCACCATGTGCCAATGTGGTGTAATTTCATTATTAACGTAGCTAACTGTGTTTATGTAGTTCTGGTGGCTATAGCATATGTACAGAGGCTGAAGATGGGACCACAGGAACTGCATAGCAGTGGAAATGCACTTTGCTCTTAGAGTCCTGGCTCACAGTTGTTCTGCAAAATTTCTCATTCTTTTCGTAGGAGTTGTTTAGAATGACTAATTTTTTCCCTGTGTTCTTTCCACCAATACTAATGTGTATAGGTAAACAAAGCTCTAAGATGGCAGTAGAGTGAGAAAGGGGAAAACTATGTACATGTAAATAATTTACATAACTCTGTTTTAGCTGTGCTGTGTGAGAGCAGAGTGGTCAAAGTACCTACTGGTCCACTGGTGCGTGTCGAGGGCCAGTCTGTGTCAATCCGGTGTGATGTCTCGGACTATGAAGGGCCACCTGAGCAGGATTTTGAATGGAAGCTCATGCTGAATAGTGAAAACGGTATCCAGCTCATCTCTACTTTTGATCCTGCATACACAAACCCGTCGATGAAGGACCGGGTCAAAAGTGGGGACATCAGCATTAAGAAACTGGCAGATGATGCAGTAGAGCTGACTATAAGAGAGGTCAGGGCCTCAGACAGCGCAACCTATCGATGCAGCACGCCCAGCACTGATTCGTTTGTCAAAGGGAACTATGATGCAGATGTGGAACTTAAAGGTGGGTTATTGTACTAACTTTACATTATTGATTTTATTGTGCTatttttataccataaaacaaactcAAATGGGGTAATgatgccatctcatctcattatctgtagccgctttatcctgttctacagggtcgcaggcaagctggagcctatcccagctgactacggggaacTAACTGCATGTAATGTTTATAAGAGAGATATAAATTTGTCCTTGTTTAGGAATGATGATTTCCGTGATCCCGGAAAATCACAGCGGAAATCGCTTATCCAAAACGGAACTGCCATTCTGAAATGGAAAACGAGTTTTTGTCGGCATCCAATTtcaaaatttgagaaatttaatccATGCAGATATACagcgagggtttttttttttgtggggaggGGGCAAAAAGAAATCGAATCTTGGCATAAACCGGGTTGTCAGCAAACTTTCAACTATCACCAAGTTGTAAATGATGCAAGGTTTTATGCTCCGTGTGCACGCTGATTGAATAAAAAAGACACCTGGGGATTATAAGCAGGAACACCTCCCCGCAGAAAATACAAAGCAGCTCACAATGGTGATATTGAGGCTTGGTTTGGGTAAATCCTGCTGAAGCGGTCTTCTGTCTGTTTCTTCATCAGTTGGCAGTTCATGTTCATTGCTATTTCTGTGACTTGAGTACTTTGTGGATTTATGGTGACGTTTTTTCATGCacatgcagggctcgacattaacaaccAAATGTTAAATCTGCATATGCCTGTCCAAtgggacaagttgaatatttgctgaaaatcaccatttttacagtaattattcaagagttacatcaatgaaGTTCCAACAAATCTAGTTCGGTCATCTCAGTGATGCGGctgtgttatggcccttttccactaccctttttcagctcacttcagctcgcttcagctcacttcagcccgacacggctcgcgtttcgactaccaaaaaccagcacgactcagctcgtttcagccctgcttagcccctaaaactcgcaccgttttggagtggggctgaagcgagccaagccgtgccgagtgaggctgggggcgtgagcagacactcccctgtgcactgattggtgaggaggagtgtcctcacatgcccacacacgccccgcgagcgcgctgggatctgtaaacaccgtaaacccggaaggagaagaattacgaattacgagaatttctgaagccttatgcgcctcgcctcatctatatgctcttgccagtatctgttcgcgttgtcggtgacaacaagccacagcaccaagaccagcaacactaacgactccatgtcctccatgtttattgtttactattcgggtcgtgagactaccgcttaaaagctcactgatgtcactgtttgcgctgcttaacgacatcacctgacgtccacccactttcgctaactccacccaatgtgtccacccacttccagccagtacggttcagcgcggttgtagtcgaaatgcaactccaacagccccgctcagcccgactcagcacggcacggctcagcccgactcagacgcgtttgtagtggaaaagcggcattattgtttacgaaattctgGGTAAgctgagtactgtgtgtgtgtgtgtgtaaaaaaaaaaaagagagagaaagaaaggaaaaaaattaaCCACATCGTAATAtcaaattatagattattagagttTGAATTCATCGATCATTATCAAATGGCGATCAATTCTTCGATCATTATGAAAtggcgatcaaatacctcaataaaataaatatctgtggcgaACTATCATTCGGCCATTCattatatttttcttttgtatcatacacattaaccatcacaaatgtcatAAAATATTTTGCAGGAATTTTATGACTGTGCCAAACTCACttatggtttgttttcattcccTATGTGATTCTGTCACCCTTCTCATgcccaacttgttttctttcggtttcgtttctttaaattaatttttattcTGGTTTtattggattaatcaagatttaactttatttcatccataagctttgaatttgggtgagtctgatgcttgaaattgcacatcaggtaatgggttataacaacacttgcaccataatggggcattggGTAGTTCTTGTttattgttaaagtttgagttttattgaaaaattaaagatcattaaagcataatgattatcataactaccTGTTTTTTGCTAAATTTTGCTAACCACTTTCCTTTtgttaaactagtaaatacatagtaataaggttatggtcaggataaCTGAAAAAATCTTGTTGCTTGTCCAATTGGACAGGTGGATCAAAAAGTTAATGTCTAGCTCTGACATGATGTCTTATTTCATTTTGATGTCTTTCAGTGGAGGTGATGCCATACATTTCTTcaacttctttttctcactctcccaATTTGAACCTTAAAATCTAATTATGGAGAAATTGAATAAAAATGTTATTGCTCAAGTTTTGTTTTTATGGACTGTATCAAACTATggcaaaatcacaaaatggaattGGCAATTTTCTGAAATGGAAAATCATCATCCCTACTTGTTTAGTCAGTTGTGAAATCTTTTTAAATCCATCACAACTTCTGGAGTTGTGAGCTATTTATGGGTTAACTTAGATTGGGGCTGTGACCCTTATTGCAACAGGAAATGGCATTGAGTTTTCATTCCAACTCAATGACAGAGGTTAACTGAGACTTCATGACGCACTCCATGAATCTAAGGCTTCATTAGGATTTGCACCACAAGTATTCATTCAATTTGTATTCTGTTATATGCTGTAGATGGACTAAATGTGTCTTTAATGGCGTGGAaagatgttttattttacttgtCATATACGTCGAAACACACTGGGCCTGGATAGAGGTTAAAATGTGAATTATTTTGTAGAGTTACAAAATAATGTTCCATATTGAGATATGAAAATTAAATGTACTACATACCTTGTGACATGACATCCCAGTAGTGAGGGAGTGCTTTCTCATCAGCAATCACCAGAACATAAGAGAGAAATCAGATTTGCTTAACTACTGTATATCTTTGAAGTAAAATAATTGAACTAGGATTTACCATATGCTCCAGCAAAGTTATTAGTAAAGTTTATTAGTTAAATGTGTGACTTTGTAAATTCTAATAGACTATCAAGTTGAAACTACAAATGAATTGTAATTATTTTTGTACAGTTATTGGTGACTCTCTAAAAGTGGCTCCAGCCATTTCTCAGCCAACAGTCTCAGAACACAAGTCTGTGACACTGCAGTGCAACATCACTCGGGCCTACACGGCACACACTTCGCTGTCTGTCACTTGGTCTGTTAGAAAAGGGGATACCTCACTTGACCTCTTGACATTTGGACCGGAAGATGGGATGAAGGTGGGACAAGTCTTTGCACAGCGTTATGCAGATGGTGAACTCATCTTGGGGCTCTCTGGTGGTGGCAGTTATGCCTTGGTCCTGAAGGGGGTAAAACCAAAGGATCAGGGTGCATATGTTTGCACAGGCAGAGAGTGGACGAGGCAGCCTGGAGGAGGGAATGATTGGCAGAAGATTCTAGAAAGGAgtgaaaaaatggggacacttacAGTCACACCCTTGGGTGAGTAACACTgtgaggttttgtttgtttttttttccacaaggTTTGAACTGAGAAGAGAACAGGTTGCACTGTTTCATGGCATTCCAAAATGGTGCTTGTGAGGTCagctgctgtgtttttttttttccctccttttttgtactttaaaTGTACAGTCATAAGCATTTCACTGTATGCCATGTTTGTGTGAGATGCAAATAAAATTTTGAATTTGAGTCATTGgttgaaaaaaaatacattattaataataaatgtaAATTTACATATGGAGGATATTGTGAAAATTTAACTTAATGATTGGCATTCTGGCTGTCACTGCTTTCCCATTAGTTTAGCAACTAGTATTTATTGTAGAAAGTCTTGGTGTGAGCTACAGTACCCAATGTTGGACCTATCTAAACTTCAACCAGAGGGGAGAAATCAAGAGCTTTGTAAATCCTAGCTATAATTATGAAGCACTATGAACAAAGACAGTGTGTGGGAATGCTATAAGAACAATTCaaagtgggtgttttttttttttgtttgtttgtttgtttgtattatttatttatttattttttatttaaaacgcCCCTGCATTTACAGGCATTCCAAGTAGTACACACTGCATCCCAGCAGTGTTGACATAGAATAATCCAGTGTTCTCAAAGATGTTGCCttgatttaataaataaaattcagGCTTTATTTCTCATTCAAGCATCTTTTCATTTCCAGCACTTTGTAATGGAGTTGCTTCTCTGTTGTTTTAGCCCAGTCTCTGGTGGTTTCTATGGAGAAGAATGTTACACTGAATGTGGGAGACAGTTTGAATCTGACCTGCTCAGTAGCTGCTGCTGGCCTGCTTTCTCTGGGCATGGAGGTAATCTGGTTGGTCAAAGAAAGTGATGGTTCAGACAGCCAGCGAGTGTTGCTCCATGTTGGACGAGATGGCCAAGTGCTGATTGGTTCCGAGCTGGTGGGCATGAGCAGGGTTCAGCCAGACACGTTCAGGCTTCTCCTCCCCAAAGTGCAGCCTTCAGACTCTGGCCTGTACTCCTGCCAGGTGAAGTGCTGGTTGCCACAGGGCAGTGGAGAATGGTATCAGGCGGCTGAGAAAACCTCTGATCTTATCCAAGTTCAGGTGACACAGCTAGGTAAGAAGAATTTAATgagtttgtggggtttttttttttaaacttcctcTGTCCCACTGAATTCTGTTTTTCCTATTCCTGTTCATTCTCCTTGCTCCAGCATTTTGTTTACAGCAGTGTTCATTTGTGTGTTTATCTCAACAACTGTCTCATCACATACAGTTCTACTTTCTGCAGCTTGAACATTTAAAAACATTGTGCATAATAGGAAGTGTCCAGACAAGCCTCATCAACGGGCTGCATAGTCACACTAAATAAACCTGTTAGTCCTCTATGTGGATTGAAAAAAGTATGTGAGTAGGTGATTGTGTCTACTTTTTGTCCAATCTATCATtttatgttaaatagtttactattTATCATATATCAGCAAAATGAAATCGAacagatgtaattttttttttttatccttcaCACTGTGGAAATAAATCTTTTGCATAAGATGTATTTTTAAATACCTTAACACTCACGGCTAAGGTGTGTTTTCACCTCTTATGTCATCAAGCTGCAAACTGCCTGAGGCTGCAGAAAGCCCCAGGTATTACCAGGAAGTTTTTTTCCCGTTTTTGGATTTTGTGCCATCTCTATCTTCTGTCTGGAAgataaagaaaacaaacaaaagcattatAGCACTAAGTTTCAACGGTCATGTAACGTTTAACTTTTATAGTAGATGTTGTTACAAAATTGGAAACTGATGGGGAAAACCAATAAGATTTGCCCTTGGTTAACTTGAAGTTTCTGTTTAACTAAATTGCTGTTTATTTCCATATTTGGTTACGTGTTTTTATTCTACACTGAGCCACAGTTTCTGCCTGTGATCCCAGTCGTAATGGGCCTTTGCTTAATGTCACTTGATTTCTGTATGTGCTTTTATCTCTTGCACACCTGCCTATGGTGAAGGTTAGAGGAAAGAACGGTACAACTACTGTCACAATCGGTTGGTTCCTCTTTCCATCTATAGAAGGAAGTGTTCTGTGCTGTTAAGAGCTTTATTGTACTAGCTCCCTCTCAGTGTTATCAGTATTGATGAGTTTTAAATGCTCTATGAATGTCTGTCTGTTCTACAAATAGTGCTACGTGCTCAGACTTTATTGTGCTTAAACATTAAATacggtattttatttatttatttttatcaaaTGCAAAAGGAATAGCActtgtttttttccaaaaatacaACAGTAGTTGAGGAGAATAATTTGTGTATCTGTGCTTCTGTACACACGGCTGTGAATGTGCAGAGACTGAACTTTGACAACTGGAACAAGAGAGAATGTTAATCCTTTATGTTCTTCTACCATAAGACTGTTTGTTTAATCAGAGGCCAAGTGTATGACAGCACCTACCTTTCTTATTGCAATGGCAAGCAAGATAAGCAGATGTGGACTTTTGTGAAGATATGGACATGGTTACAGGTTAATGCTTTTTAATGAcgcattttttttcccttcatttcTCTATCACAGAACCAGAATTTAAAGTGGGTCTCACAGCTGTTCAGATCCCCCAGTTTACAGATGACCCCACTGAGCTGGTCTGTGAGGTGACCGATCTACTGAACATGCAGGACAGTCGTCTGAGTGTGACCTGGTCCTATACCAACATGCCGGAAGCCATCTCTCAGACCGTAAACACCATCGCTTCCATAGATCATCGTGGGGTACTCAAACCAGGAGATTTGTATCGGCAGCAGCTGGATAGCGGTAATTTCGCAATGACTCGCAGTGGTCTGAGCACATTCAGACTGCAAGTGCTGCACACTCAGAACAAGGACATGGGCAATTACACCTGCAGTGTGGCTGCCTGGACCCGTGGCCACCAGGGAGAATGGAGCAAGGCTAAAGAGCTTAAGTCCATTCCTGTCTCAGTACAGTGGTCCTCTAAGAGTAAGCACGAGTTCCTTTTTCCTCTCTCTGTGGAGTTGGTCATTTCAAACTGAATCAAAGTAAAGCTCTTAACATAAAGATGAGTTATTTCCTTAGCTGATTTAAGTAGGAAATCTGCTAAGCTCAATTCAGTTTTGTTAGATCTTTACGGACCTAAGATATTTATGATTTTTGGAAAATGCACAAatattaaagcagatacgcagaacctttttatttttaaataaatttgagtggatagtatctccatccttgactcttgtatgctgcataaatgggaattaaaaaatatatatttttgagagttaaaatcgaccacaaagttggcattcaagttgccccactgagccagcccgccttgagtgcgtgacgtcagagcggtaaccggttttaaggccgaggcctttgacagctatagatcaaagtcatataaataaaaatttatagtgaaagtaagaaataccgttccgacttgctcaactaagactgatttgacttcgttgattgtgggttgactctcattaaaacaggataggcgttatcacttatgcaacagacatacatgcatgcattttcactgataaaacgtaaaaggctaattaaataatcagatgaactgagacaatcacattctgaagcaaattaattaatcttatactggtaacgtaaatacacaatacaagttacatgtacaaccgcgattccaaaaaagttgggacaaagtacaaattgtaaataaaaacggaatgcaatgatgtggaagtttcaaaattccatattttattcagaatagaacatagatgacacatcaaatgtttaaactgagaaaatggatcatttaaagagaaaaattaggggtttttttttttttgttttttttaaatttcatgacaacaacacatctcaaagttgggacaaggccatgtttaccactgtgagacatccccctttctctttacaacagtctgtaaatgtctggggactgaggagacaagttgctcaagtttagggataggaatgttaacccattcttgtctaatgtaggattcgagttgctcaactgtcttaggtcttttttgtcgtatcttccgttttatgatgcgccaaatgttttctatggatgaaagatctggactgcaggctggccagttcagtacccggacccttcttctacgcagccatgatgctgtaattgatgcagtatgtggtttggcattgtcatgttggaaaatgcaaggtcttccctgaaagagacgtcgtctggatgggagcatatgttgctctagaacctggatatacctttcagcattgatggtgtctttccagatgtgtaagctgcccatgccacacgcactaatgcaaccccataccatcagagatgcaggcttctgaactgagcgctgataacaacttgggtcgtccttctcctctttagtccgaatgacacggcgtccctgatttccataaagaacttcaaattttgattcgtctgaccacagaacagttttccactttgccacagtccattttaaatgagccttggcccagagaagacgtctgcgcttctggatcatgtttagatacggcttcttctttgaactatagagttttagctggcaacggcggatggcacggtgaattgtgttcacagataatgttctctggaaatattcctgagcccattttgtgatttccaatacagaagcatgcctgtatgtgatgcagtgccgtctaagggcccgaagatcacgggcacctggtatggttttccggccttgacccttacgcacagaaattcttccagattctctgaatcttttgatgatgatatgcactgtagatgatatgttcaaactctttgcaattttacactgtcgaactcctttctgatattcctccactatttgtcagcgcagaattagggggattggtgatcctcttcccatctttacttctgagagccgctgccagtccaaggctacgtttacattagaccgtatctgtctcgttttcttcgcggatgcactgtccgtttacattaaaccgccgggaaacgggaatccgccagcgtccacgtattcaatccagatcgtgtcggctccggtgctgtgtaaacattcagaatacgtggatacgctgtgttgagctctagctggcgtctcattggacaacgtcactgacatccaccttcctgattcgctggtgttggtcatgtgacgcgactgctgaaaaatggcgcggacttccgccttgtatcacctttcattaaagagtataaaagtatgaaaatactgcaaatactgatgcaaatactgcccattgtgtagttatgattgtctttaggcttaccATCCTTCCACttccaagtggtaagtgatgtgtgctgggatcacacacacagcggct contains:
- the LOC132891707 gene encoding prostaglandin F2 receptor negative regulator-like isoform X2; translated protein: MREENGAFHLFILFVVFAVLCESRVVKVPTGPLVRVEGQSVSIRCDVSDYEGPPEQDFEWKLMLNSENGIQLISTFDPAYTNPSMKDRVKSGDISIKKLADDAVELTIREVRASDSATYRCSTPSTDSFVKGNYDADVELKVIGDSLKVAPAISQPTVSEHKSVTLQCNITRAYTAHTSLSVTWSVRKGDTSLDLLTFGPEDGMKVGQVFAQRYADGELILGLSGGGSYALVLKGVKPKDQGAYVCTGREWTRQPGGGNDWQKILERSEKMGTLTVTPLAQSLVVSMEKNVTLNVGDSLNLTCSVAAAGLLSLGMEVIWLVKESDGSDSQRVLLHVGRDGQVLIGSELVGMSRVQPDTFRLLLPKVQPSDSGLYSCQVKCWLPQGSGEWYQAAEKTSDLIQVQVTQLEPEFKVGLTAVQIPQFTDDPTELVCEVTDLLNMQDSRLSVTWSYTNMPEAISQTVNTIASIDHRGVLKPGDLYRQQLDSGNFAMTRSGLSTFRLQVLHTQNKDMGNYTCSVAAWTRGHQGEWSKAKELKSIPVSVQWSSKTPVLSVVANQVRGASTGGSTFEMSCQVTGQNMQNPGYSVLIRFEETTGGKSRKVLSLTVDSIMQLEEGIGPNRADSVALEKTGPQEYRFRLYGAQVSDRGFYYCDVTAWTRDQSNTWNSGVSAESNKIQLAFSDTGEVAYDVQWFQSPAQMMENGAVPLISMDHWGVVKKSGGNESTQCTLERTDRDTFVLSVYHVRDRDRGEYYCTAKLWHFSPDTRLWSEGQKVTSAPVFLSINLALWDSMRNPVLYGIGAALVVGLLSIVLGLITSRCCFSRNPMHTPRSKLMELEMD
- the LOC132891707 gene encoding prostaglandin F2 receptor negative regulator-like isoform X1, with the protein product MREENGAFHLFILFVVFAVLCESRVVKVPTGPLVRVEGQSVSIRCDVSDYEGPPEQDFEWKLMLNSENGIQLISTFDPAYTNPSMKDRVKSGDISIKKLADDAVELTIREVRASDSATYRCSTPSTDSFVKGNYDADVELKVIGDSLKVAPAISQPTVSEHKSVTLQCNITRAYTAHTSLSVTWSVRKGDTSLDLLTFGPEDGMKVGQVFAQRYADGELILGLSGGGSYALVLKGVKPKDQGAYVCTGREWTRQPGGGNDWQKILERSEKMGTLTVTPLAQSLVVSMEKNVTLNVGDSLNLTCSVAAAGLLSLGMEVIWLVKESDGSDSQRVLLHVGRDGQVLIGSELVGMSRVQPDTFRLLLPKVQPSDSGLYSCQVKCWLPQGSGEWYQAAEKTSDLIQVQVTQLEPEFKVGLTAVQIPQFTDDPTELVCEVTDLLNMQDSRLSVTWSYTNMPEAISQTVNTIASIDHRGVLKPGDLYRQQLDSGNFAMTRSGLSTFRLQVLHTQNKDMGNYTCSVAAWTRGHQGEWSKAKELKSIPVSVQWSSKTPVLSVVANQVRGASTGGSTFEMSCQVTGQNMQNPGYSVLIRFEETTGGKSRKVLSLTVDSIMQLEEGIGPNRADSVALEKTGPQEYRFRLYGAQVSDRGFYYCDVTAWTRDQSNTWNSGVSAESNKIQLAFSDTGPVFNVSINSSNSWVVPGSTVKMTCIMSVKGATSNTGEVAYDVQWFQSPAQMMENGAVPLISMDHWGVVKKSGGNESTQCTLERTDRDTFVLSVYHVRDRDRGEYYCTAKLWHFSPDTRLWSEGQKVTSAPVFLSINLALWDSMRNPVLYGIGAALVVGLLSIVLGLITSRCCFSRNPMHTPRSKLMELEMD